The following coding sequences are from one Anolis sagrei isolate rAnoSag1 chromosome 6, rAnoSag1.mat, whole genome shotgun sequence window:
- the FZD2 gene encoding frizzled-2 — MRLHHVASLARSPLLFFSFSFCSFFCSCWAQFHGEKGISIPDHGFCQPISIPLCTDIAYNQTIMPNLLGHTSQEDAGLEVHQFYPLVKVQCSPELKFFLCSMYAPVCTVLEQAIPPCRSICERARQGCEALMNKFGFQWPERLRCENFPRHGTEQICVGQNHSEEGASPALITSATPIAGHGTVVPPRYATLDHPFHCPRVLKVPTYLNYKFLGEKDCAAPCEPAKSDGHMFFNQEEIRFARIWILIWSVLCCASTFFTVTTYLVDMQRFRYPERPIIFLSGCYTMVSVAYIAGFVLEERVVCNERFQDDGYRTVVQGTKKEGCTILFMMLYFFSMASSIWWVILSLTWFLAAGMKWGHEAIEANSQYFHLAAWAVPAVKTITILAMGQIDGDLLSGVCFVGLNNIDPLRGFVLAPLFVYLFIGTSFLLAGFVSLFRIRTIMKHGGTKTEKLERLMVRIGVFSVLYTVPATIVIACYFYEQAFREHWERSWISQNCKSLAIPCPLQYTPRMTPDFTVYMIKYLMTLIVGITSGFWIWSGKTLHSWRKFYTRLTNSKHGETTV, encoded by the coding sequence ATGCGCCTCCACCACGTCGCCTCCTTGGCCCGCAgccctctcctcttcttctccttctccttctgctccTTCTTCTGCTCCTGCTGGGCCCAGTTCCATGGGGAGAAGGGCATCTCCATCCCTGACCATGGCTTCTGCCAGCCCATCTCCATCCCCTTGTGCACCGACATCGCCTACAACCAGACCATCATGCCCAACTTGCTGGGCCACACCAGCCAGGAGGACGCCGGCTTGGAGGTCCACCAGTTCTACCCACTCGTCAAGGTCCAGTGCTCGCCCGAGCTCAAGTTCTTCCTCTGCTCCATGTATGCCCCCGTCTGCACCGTTCTAGAACAAGCCATCCCGCCTTGTCGGTCCATCTGCGAACGGGCCCGACAAGGTTGCGAAGCCCTCATGAACAAGTTTGGCTTCCAGTGGCCCGAACGGTTGCGTTGTGAGAACTTCCCGCGCCACGGCACGGAGCAGATCTGTGTGGGGCAGAACCACTCCGAGGAAGGGGCCTCACCGGCGTTGATCACCAGCGCCACTCCTATCGCCGGGCATGGGACGGTTGTCCCGCCACGCTACGCCACTTTGGACCACCCGTTCCACTGCCCGCGGGTCCTCAAAGTCCCAACTTACCTCAACTATAAGTTCCTAGGAGAGAAGGACTGTGCGGCACCGTGTGAGCCGGCCAAGAGTGATGGCCACATGTTCTTCAACCAGGAGGAGATCCGCTTTGCCCGCATCTGGATCCTCATCTGGTCTGTGCTGTGTTGTGCCTCCACGTTCTTCACCGTCACCACCTACCTGGTGGACATGCAGCGCTTCCGGTACCCAGAACGGCCCATCATCTTCCTCTCAGGCTGCTACACTATGGTCTCCGTGGCCTACATTGCGGGATTTGTCCTGGAAGAGCGGGTGGTGTGCAACGAACGCTTCCAAGACGACGGCTACCGGACCGTGGTGCAAGGCACCAAAAAGGAAGGCTGCACCATCCTCTTCATGATGCTCTACTTCTTCAGTATGGCCAGCTCCATCTGGTGGGTCATCTTGTCCCTCACGTGGTTCCTCGCTGCTGGCATGAAGTGGGGCCACGAAGCCATTGAGGCCAACTCGCAGTACTTCCACTTGGCAGCCTGGGCCGTACCAGCGGTCAAGACGATCACCATCCTGGCCATGGGGCAGATCGACGGCGACCTTCTCAGCGGTGTCTGCTTTGTGGGCCTCAACAACATCGACCCACTTCGGGGCTTTGTTTTGGCCCCGCTCTTTGTCTACCTCTTTATTGGCACGTCTTTCCTCTTGGCAGGCTTTGTGTCCCTTTTCCGCATCCGCACCATCATGAAGCACGGTGGCACCAAGACGGAGAAGTTGGAGCGCCTCATGGTGCGCATTGGGGTCTTCAGCGTCCTCTACACGGTCCCGGCGACCATTGTCATTGCCTGCTACTTCTATGAGCAGGCCTTCCGCGAGCATTGGGAGCGGAGCTGGATTAGCCAGAACTGCAAGAGTTTGGCCATTCCCTGCCCACTCCAATACACGCCACGCATGACCCCGGACTTCACCGTCTACATGATCAAGTACCTGATGACTCTCATTGTGGGCATCACTTCAGGCTTCTGGATCTGGTCAGGAAAAACCCTTCACTCCTGGAGGAAATTCTATACCAGGCTAACTAACAGCAAACATGGAGAGACTACCGTTTGA